One window of Trifolium pratense cultivar HEN17-A07 linkage group LG5, ARS_RC_1.1, whole genome shotgun sequence genomic DNA carries:
- the LOC123884421 gene encoding transcription termination factor MTERF15, mitochondrial-like has translation MLRYIIFNSNHYKTLNPQKSYPLFPFQFSHKFKLCTTSSDSVSESESFTVSYLINNIGFTREKALKASKRVRFNSPEKPNSAFTFFRNFGFSDTDIKKICIKEPWLLTSDTHNSILPKIEFFLSKGASMSEISRLLTASPRILQFSLENRIIPHFEFYNRILKSDKATICCMIRHSILLAYNLVPVNVKLLIDYGVCDSSIVKLLLTRPTILGSIDLIKSLEEVKGLGFNPSTSTFGIALVAKKCMSKTRWNEKVVAFKKWGWSDEDIVESFRLQPNLMLSSVDKINLVMSFWVNQLGWNSLALTRKPQIFGFSLQKRIIPRALVVQYLQMKGLRKNYASLVTPFFWSEELFLRKYVYCFKEESDYLLKLYEENMNHAYTTENIEMSFIK, from the coding sequence ATGCTTCGTTACATCATCTTCAATTCCAACCATtacaaaaccctaaacccccaAAAATCTTACCCTCTTTTCCCATTTCAATTTTCTCACAAATTCAAACTCTGCACCACCTCTTCAGATTCCGTGTCTGAATCAGAGTCATTCACTGTCTCCTACCTCATCAACAACATCGGTTTCACTCGTGAAAAAGCTCTCAAAGCTTCAAAACGAGTTCGTTTCAATTCTCCAGAAAAACCCAATTCAGCTTTCACTTTCTTCAGAAACTTCGGTTTTTCAGACACTGACATAAAGAAAATCTGCATAAAAGAACCATGGCTTCTTACTTCAGATACCCACAATTCAATTCTTCCAAAGATTGAATTTTTCCTATCCAAAGGTGCTTCAATGTCTGAAATCTCTCGGCTTTTAACGGCGAGCCCTAGAATTTTACAATTTAGTTTGGAGAATCGAATTATCCCtcattttgaattttataatagGATTTTGAAATCTGATAAAGCTACAATTTGTTGCATGATTCGACATTCGATTCTTTTGGCTTACAATCTTGTGCCTGTTAATGTTAAGTTGTTGATTGATTATGGTGTTTGTGATTCCAGTATTGTTAAATTGCTTTTGACAAGACCAACTATACTTGGTTCAATTGATTTGATCAAGTCTTTGGAGGAAGttaagggtttagggtttaaccCTTCAACTTCCACTTTTGGGATAGCTTTGGTTGCAAAGAAATGTATGAGTAAAACACGGTGGAATGAGAAAGTTGTTGCCTTTAAGAAATGGGGTTGGTCTGATGAAGATATTGTGGAATCATTTAGGTTGCAGCCTAATTTGATGTTGTCTTCAGTTGATAAGATTAATTTGGTGATGAGTTTTTGGGTCAATCAATTGGGTTGGAATTCCTTGGCACTTACTAGAAAGCCGCAAATTTTCGGTTTTAGTTTGCAGAAAAGGATTATTCCGAGGGCATTAGTTGTGCAATATCTTCAGATGAAAGGTTTGAGGAAAAATTATGCAAGCTTAGTTACACCGTTTTTTTGGTCTGAGGAACTGTTCTTGCGCAAATATGTTTACTGTTTTAAGGAAGAGTCTGATTATTTATTAAAGCTTTATGAGGAAAACATGAATCATGCATACACCACGGAGAACATTGAAATGTCATTCATCAAATAG